TCACGGTGACTGTTTTATTTTTTTCGTCTAAAACAATCTGCTCGTCCGCATTCACGACAGATATAAATTGGTCTTTCGTATCTGCAATATTATTGAAACAATGCCGCGTACCGAGCACTTTAAGCTTCGGATATTTGGCAACAAGCTCCTTCACCTGCTGCAACGATTTCGCTGAATCCAGCTTATCAGTGCTATATTCAAGGTTACCTGCCCAATTTTTCAACTTTTCTCGGTCGGCCGGACTGTTCGCGGCCCAGCCCGTAAGCGGTGAGAATAATGGAGCTGTCATGAGCGCAGATGATAGTTTAATAAATGTTCGCTTTTTCATACCGGGAGTTGCGGGAAAGGTTATAGGAATTTATTACAAATTAGTTGAATAAATCATGAATACAACCTAGTACTCGCTAACCAGTACATCTCTCAAAATCAGAATCGCCTCTTCCATTTCTTCTTCGTTCATACTGCCGAAACCCAGCCGCACTGCGCTTAATTTCCCGGTTTGAAAAAGTAAAGTCTGTGGAAGATGCAGGTTTCGTTTCAAACAAGCCTTGCTGACGCGCATCAGGTTGATATCCTTGCGCCACTCCGTCCAGAAAGCGAGTCCGCCCGGAGGCGATTTGAATTTGAGATAGTCGCTTAAATGCATTGTGAGCAAATTTTCGAGCGCGTCCCGACGCTGGTGATATACTTTTTGTGCCTTCTTAATGTGCCTCTGCACTTCTCCTTCGTCCAATAATTCACCCAATGCCTGCTCCATCATCAGATCTCCCTGCCGGTCAATGATCCGTCTGAATTTCGCCAGCTCAGTAATCAGCTCAGCCGGAGCAATCAGGTAGCCCGACCGCAGCCCCGGTGCCAGAGCTTTGCAAAATGAACCCACATACACAACCATACCGGCCCGGTCGGCACTGGCAAGCGGCAGCACCGGACTACTGTTGTAATGAAAATCGTAATCATGATCGTCTTCCAGAATGATAAACCCGTATTTAACCGAAAGCCCCAGCAATTCCATCCGACGCTCGGCACTGAGCGTTACCGTAGTGGGATAATGATGATGCGGCGTAATATAAAGCATGCGGATCGGGGTAGTTTCGCATAGTTTCCGCAATGCTTCGACTGATATTCCCTGATCGTCGACAGGAATGGAAAGAATATGGGCGCCTGCTTTCTGGAAAATCATATTGGCCGTATAGTAACTCAGATCAGCCACTACTACCTGGTCACCCTTTTTGATCAATAGCTGGGAAGCAAGATAAATTCCCATTTGAACGCCTCTGGTGGTCAGGATATTTTCAGAGCTGATATGCAGTCCACGGGTATTGTTCAGGTAATTCGCCAGCTTTTCGCGGAAATAGGTATTGCCTTCCACGTGCGAGTAACCCAGATATTTGCGGTTATTTTTCCTTCTCAAAATCCCGGAATAAGTCTTTGCAAGCTTATCCATCGGCGCCAATCTCACATCAGGAAGCCCATCGGTAAATTCCAGTTCGACATTGGAAACCGAAACCGGACGGTCTAACAGCATACTTTTTTCAAATGTAAAACCGGTCTCTCGCGGGTAACTCACCAAATCCTCAGCCCGAAAATTTTGCAATCCTGAATGCATAATATCCGATCGATAAGTCACATATGTGCCCTTGTTCGGCCGCATTTCGACCCAGCCCTGCGCGTCCAGTTCCTGGTAAGCGGCAACTGCTGTCTTCCTGTGAATTTGCAGCGACTCCGCAAGCGAGCGGCTTCCGGGCAACTTTGCACCATTCAACAATAACCCGCGCTGGATTGCATTAATCAGTCTGTGAGCGACTTGCAGATATACCGGTGTACCGGAAAGCCGGTCTACCAGTATTATATTTTTGAAAGGAATTTCAACCGGACTATGCATTAGATCAAAACCGGAGTAGTTTAACGGGCCGGTAAGATAGTAGTTTTGTTGGGATTAGCGGTTGGCGTTAAATATTAGCTGTTAGCCATTAGCTGTTAGCTCTTGGCTGTTAGATCTTAGCTGTTAATCGCAATCGTTCTCATGAATATTTACTAATTCAAAAGCAAAGACGCTAAAAGCCAATAGCTAACAGCAAAGGCCAACAGCTCATTACCAAAGCAACACCCAAAATGAAAATCGCTACTAAAATCTGCGTCCTCACTTTACTTTCTACCTCATTACTTGCCCAGGATATTTCACTGGATCCCGTGACTGTAACTTCCTCGATCGTGGAGAAGCGGGCTTCGGAAACGGGGCGGAATATTGCGGTGATAAGGGGGGAGAATTTTCAAAATCTGCCGGTGCATAGCATCGACGATCTGCTCAGATATGTGCCAGGTGTAGAAATTCAGGCGCGCGGACCGATGGGTTCCCAAAGTGATATTGTGTTGCGCGGCGGTACTTTTCAGCAGGTGCTGGTTATTCTCGACGGAATTCGTTTGAATGATCCAAATACAGGTCACTTTAATAGCTATATCCCCATTTCACCTGCCGAAATCGAGCGGATCGAAGTTTTAAAAGGCGCTTCTTCAGCGATCTATGGCT
This Dyadobacter sp. UC 10 DNA region includes the following protein-coding sequences:
- a CDS encoding aminotransferase-like domain-containing protein; amino-acid sequence: MHSPVEIPFKNIILVDRLSGTPVYLQVAHRLINAIQRGLLLNGAKLPGSRSLAESLQIHRKTAVAAYQELDAQGWVEMRPNKGTYVTYRSDIMHSGLQNFRAEDLVSYPRETGFTFEKSMLLDRPVSVSNVELEFTDGLPDVRLAPMDKLAKTYSGILRRKNNRKYLGYSHVEGNTYFREKLANYLNNTRGLHISSENILTTRGVQMGIYLASQLLIKKGDQVVVADLSYYTANMIFQKAGAHILSIPVDDQGISVEALRKLCETTPIRMLYITPHHHYPTTVTLSAERRMELLGLSVKYGFIILEDDHDYDFHYNSSPVLPLASADRAGMVVYVGSFCKALAPGLRSGYLIAPAELITELAKFRRIIDRQGDLMMEQALGELLDEGEVQRHIKKAQKVYHQRRDALENLLTMHLSDYLKFKSPPGGLAFWTEWRKDINLMRVSKACLKRNLHLPQTLLFQTGKLSAVRLGFGSMNEEEMEEAILILRDVLVSEY